One window of the Streptomyces sp. NBC_00259 genome contains the following:
- a CDS encoding LacI family DNA-binding transcriptional regulator, with the protein MVTLAEVAQHAGVSASTVSYVLSGKRSISADTRQRVERSIAELGYHPNAGARALASSRSNIIALMIPLRTDMYMPVMMQIAIAVATTARAHGYDVLLLTGEEGPEAVRRVTGSGLAEAMIMMDVELHDERLPLLRSTDQPSVLIGLPADTSGLTCVDLDFTATGALCVEHLATFGHRDIAVVGEAPAVYERHTGFAERTLDGVRSRSRELGVRVLHRPCEGGYDAMSVTLARIFDERPVTTGFVVQNESAVEPLLALLRQQGRAVPEDVSVVAICPDELATQASLRLTSVAIPAQEMGRRAVELLVAKLKGCGTDEVVLLPPELTVRASSGPARAGES; encoded by the coding sequence ATGGTCACCCTCGCCGAGGTTGCCCAGCACGCCGGAGTCTCGGCCAGCACGGTGAGCTATGTCCTCAGCGGCAAGCGGTCCATCTCCGCGGACACCCGACAGCGCGTCGAGCGGAGCATCGCGGAGCTCGGCTACCATCCCAACGCAGGGGCCCGGGCCCTGGCCAGCAGCCGGTCGAACATCATCGCACTGATGATTCCGCTGCGCACCGACATGTATATGCCCGTGATGATGCAGATCGCCATCGCGGTGGCGACCACGGCCCGCGCGCACGGATACGACGTGCTGCTGCTCACCGGCGAGGAAGGACCCGAGGCAGTCCGACGCGTCACCGGCAGCGGGCTCGCCGAGGCAATGATCATGATGGACGTCGAACTCCACGACGAGCGGCTGCCGTTGCTGCGCAGCACCGACCAGCCGTCCGTGCTCATCGGGCTGCCCGCCGACACGTCCGGTCTCACCTGCGTCGACCTCGACTTCACCGCGACCGGTGCTCTGTGCGTCGAACACCTGGCCACGTTCGGCCACCGTGACATCGCTGTCGTCGGCGAAGCCCCCGCGGTGTACGAGCGGCACACGGGCTTCGCGGAGCGCACCCTGGACGGCGTGCGCTCCCGCTCCCGCGAGCTCGGGGTGCGTGTGCTGCACCGGCCCTGCGAGGGCGGCTACGACGCGATGTCCGTGACCCTGGCCCGGATCTTCGACGAGCGCCCGGTAACCACGGGGTTCGTCGTGCAGAACGAGTCCGCGGTCGAGCCGCTGCTCGCGCTGCTGCGTCAGCAGGGCCGAGCGGTCCCCGAGGACGTGTCGGTGGTCGCGATCTGCCCGGACGAGCTCGCCACACAGGCCTCGCTACGCCTCACCTCGGTCGCCATCCCAGCCCAGGAGATGGGCCGGCGCGCCGTGGAACTCCTGGTCGCCAAGCTCAAGGGCTGTGGCACGGACGAGGTTGTGCTGCTCCCGCCGGAACTGACCGTGCGGGCCAGTTCCGGCCCGGCCCGGGCGGGCGAGAGCTGA
- a CDS encoding 1,4-beta-glucanase: MSTSRLSRRAVLAGTATAALAAVPSLPGRAAAAEHTATSAPAYRWRNAVIGGTGFITGVLFHPSVRGLAYARTDIGGAYRWDDGAARWTPLTDHLGWDDWNLLGAEAMAVDPAYPDRLYLALGTYSQPWAGNGAVLRSEDRGATWTRTDLTVKLGANEDGRGTGERLLVDPRDSDTLWLGTRHNGLLKSTDRGASWVPATGFPANPSPSGQGVTLLVAAGRAVYAGWGDADGTTGSVNLYRTTDGKTWRPVPGQPTGTSAKVPIRAAYDRGTGALYVTYANAPGPNGQSDGSVHKLATSNGKWTDVTPVKPGGTTPDGSTDSFGYGGVAVDARCPGTVAVSTNNRWAAVDTLYRSTDGGRTWTSLKDSAVLDVSETPFLKWGADQPKFGWWIQALAVDPYDSKHIVYGTGATLYGTRDLKNWAPQIRGLEEASVVQLVSPPVGEAHLLSGLRDIGVMYHERLTASPSRGMAANPVFGSATGLAQAAGRPAYVVRTGWGDHGNGAYSNDGGQTWAPFKAQPDIAKSAPGPVATNADGSVLLWSFVHWDGTKYAAHRSADNGATWSEVSSFPKGATPVADPGDPALFYAYDSDTGTLYASTDSGVSFTARTTGLPSGDSQFKLVATPGRSGDLWLSTKWNGLHRSTDGGTTFTKVDSCWASYTLGFGKAANGAHYPAIYQVGATENITAVYRSDDEARTWVRINDDAHQWGWTGEVIIGDPRVYGRVYLATNGRGIQYGELI; the protein is encoded by the coding sequence ATGAGCACGTCCCGCCTGAGCAGACGAGCCGTCCTTGCCGGGACCGCCACCGCCGCGCTCGCTGCCGTCCCGTCCCTCCCGGGGCGCGCGGCAGCCGCGGAGCACACGGCCACGTCCGCGCCCGCCTACCGCTGGCGCAACGCCGTCATCGGCGGCACCGGATTCATCACCGGCGTCCTCTTCCACCCCTCCGTGCGCGGCCTCGCCTATGCGCGCACGGACATCGGGGGTGCCTACCGGTGGGACGACGGCGCAGCGCGCTGGACCCCGCTCACCGATCACCTCGGCTGGGACGACTGGAACCTCCTCGGGGCGGAGGCGATGGCCGTCGACCCCGCGTACCCCGACCGCCTCTACCTCGCCCTCGGCACCTACTCCCAGCCCTGGGCCGGCAACGGAGCCGTCCTCCGTTCCGAGGACCGCGGCGCCACCTGGACCCGCACCGACCTCACCGTGAAGCTCGGCGCCAACGAGGACGGCCGGGGGACCGGCGAGCGGCTGCTCGTCGATCCGCGGGACAGTGACACGCTGTGGCTCGGCACCCGGCACAACGGACTGCTCAAGTCCACCGACCGGGGCGCCTCCTGGGTGCCCGCCACCGGATTCCCCGCGAACCCCAGCCCCTCCGGACAGGGCGTCACCCTCCTCGTCGCCGCCGGGCGGGCCGTCTACGCCGGCTGGGGTGACGCCGACGGCACCACAGGCTCCGTCAACCTCTACCGCACCACCGACGGCAAGACCTGGCGCCCCGTCCCCGGTCAACCCACCGGCACCTCCGCCAAGGTCCCGATCCGCGCCGCCTACGACCGTGGCACCGGGGCGCTGTATGTGACGTACGCCAATGCACCCGGGCCCAACGGCCAGTCCGACGGCAGCGTGCACAAGTTGGCCACCAGCAACGGCAAGTGGACCGATGTCACGCCGGTGAAGCCGGGCGGGACCACTCCCGACGGCTCCACCGACAGCTTCGGCTACGGCGGCGTCGCCGTCGACGCCCGCTGCCCCGGCACCGTCGCCGTGTCCACGAACAACCGGTGGGCCGCCGTCGACACGCTCTACCGGTCCACAGACGGCGGGCGCACCTGGACCTCCCTCAAGGACTCCGCTGTCCTTGACGTGTCCGAGACTCCATTCCTCAAGTGGGGTGCGGACCAGCCCAAGTTCGGCTGGTGGATCCAGGCGCTCGCCGTAGACCCGTACGACTCGAAGCACATCGTCTACGGGACCGGCGCCACCCTCTACGGCACGCGGGACCTGAAGAACTGGGCCCCGCAGATCCGCGGCCTGGAGGAGGCGTCCGTGGTCCAGCTGGTCTCGCCCCCGGTCGGGGAGGCGCACCTGCTCAGCGGTTTGCGGGACATCGGCGTGATGTACCACGAGCGGCTCACGGCGTCTCCGTCGCGCGGGATGGCAGCGAACCCCGTGTTCGGGTCGGCGACGGGACTCGCGCAGGCCGCGGGTAGGCCGGCGTACGTCGTGCGCACCGGCTGGGGCGATCACGGCAACGGTGCCTACTCGAACGACGGCGGGCAGACCTGGGCGCCCTTCAAGGCCCAGCCCGACATCGCCAAGAGCGCACCGGGGCCGGTCGCCACCAACGCCGACGGCAGCGTGCTGCTGTGGTCCTTCGTGCACTGGGACGGCACGAAGTACGCCGCGCATCGCTCCGCCGACAACGGCGCGACCTGGTCCGAGGTCTCCTCCTTCCCGAAGGGCGCCACTCCGGTCGCCGACCCGGGCGACCCGGCGCTCTTCTACGCGTACGACTCCGACACGGGAACGCTGTACGCCAGCACTGACAGTGGCGTTTCCTTCACGGCCCGTACGACCGGTCTGCCCTCCGGCGACAGCCAGTTCAAGCTGGTCGCGACGCCGGGGCGGTCCGGCGACCTATGGCTGAGCACCAAGTGGAACGGGCTCCACCGGTCCACCGACGGCGGCACCACCTTCACCAAGGTCGACAGTTGCTGGGCCTCGTACACCCTCGGCTTCGGCAAGGCCGCGAACGGCGCCCACTACCCGGCGATCTACCAGGTCGGCGCCACCGAGAACATCACCGCCGTGTACCGCTCCGACGACGAGGCCAGGACCTGGGTGCGGATCAACGACGACGCCCACCAGTGGGGCTGGACCGGCGAGGTCATCATCGGCGACCCGCGCGTGTACGGGCGGGTGTACCTGGCCACCAACGGGCGCGGGATCCAGTACGGGGAGCTCATCTGA
- a CDS encoding helix-turn-helix transcriptional regulator: protein MARPPALKLAEVLAEIRMSPSAFYRLRARGQAPRMIKLPNGELRCRRADLDAWWEACERDTPVWR, encoded by the coding sequence ATGGCTCGTCCACCTGCGCTCAAGCTCGCCGAGGTTCTAGCGGAAATCCGGATGAGCCCATCGGCCTTCTACCGCCTACGCGCTCGCGGTCAGGCACCCCGAATGATCAAGCTGCCCAATGGTGAATTGCGCTGTCGCCGCGCCGACCTGGATGCGTGGTGGGAGGCGTGTGAAAGGGATACGCCTGTATGGCGATGA
- a CDS encoding glycoside hydrolase family 12 protein, with product MAIRTLGKVTKALLAPALALGATIGLASAPAHAAVWYSSDQWGNTNLGGYTLYNNIWGSGAGAQTIWANSGTNWGVWANHPNTGGIKSYPNSKKVINKSITSLRSLTSNYNVTVPWSGAYNTSYDIWDTDHDYEIMLWVNYTGAVGPLGTWQANVTLGGHTWNVYKGNNGANEVFSFLRTSNSSSGSVDILPVLRWIKDTKHWMGDETIGDVQFGYEITSSSGGMDFRTDNLTVSSS from the coding sequence ATGGCAATACGCACGCTCGGCAAGGTCACCAAGGCCCTGCTGGCCCCGGCCCTCGCGCTCGGCGCCACCATCGGCCTGGCCTCCGCACCCGCCCACGCCGCCGTCTGGTACTCCTCGGACCAGTGGGGCAACACCAACCTGGGCGGCTACACGCTCTACAACAACATCTGGGGCTCCGGCGCCGGCGCCCAGACCATCTGGGCCAACTCCGGTACCAACTGGGGCGTCTGGGCCAACCACCCCAACACCGGCGGCATCAAGTCCTACCCCAACTCCAAGAAGGTGATCAACAAGTCGATCACCTCGCTGCGCTCGCTCACCAGCAACTACAACGTCACCGTCCCGTGGTCCGGCGCGTACAACACGTCGTACGACATCTGGGACACCGACCACGACTACGAGATCATGCTCTGGGTGAACTACACCGGGGCGGTCGGCCCGCTCGGCACCTGGCAGGCCAACGTCACCCTCGGCGGCCACACCTGGAACGTCTACAAGGGCAACAACGGCGCCAACGAGGTCTTCTCGTTCCTGCGCACGTCCAACTCCAGCTCCGGCAGCGTCGACATCCTCCCCGTCCTGAGGTGGATCAAGGACACCAAGCACTGGATGGGCGACGAGACCATCGGTGACGTGCAGTTCGGCTACGAGATCACCTCCTCGTCCGGCGGTATGGACTTCCGCACCGACAACCTGACGGTCAGCAGCAGCTGA
- a CDS encoding glycosyl hydrolase family 95 catalytic domain-containing protein, which translates to MTGPVHGTWEPAPAARWEDAFLTGNGHHGALVFGDPDDDRVIVTHHSLVRPNGTEHARPPQLAAELPALQDRLLGGDPTAADGFTDGRPLQWVQPFHPAFQVRLRRPSGDGHGYRRDVDFATGVVRAARGEFSSRVFVSRADDVIVQHVTAPARTLDVSLDHRLPGAPAALGVGHGTVLVPEGALLSLRARYPDSDRAYTGLTLVAVTGGRTTLEPPGVHIEGAQAVLLLTRVLRHTGELDVVTEGRALRDLLAGYDDLLDRHLSLHRTAYQRVTLDLAADRADRALPGSELLRRPQSPALLERLFAAGRYHLLSASGLLPPRLTGLWTGDWNTAWSGAFTTNANLNLQTASAAAAALPEVTEAHAALIHRQLPHWRDNARAIFGARGVVAPTHTDGESGCTYHFSREYPLHLWTAGADWLLKPLVDHDETRGERDPRTAAVLAEVALFYEDFLTRSDADGHLVVVPSYSPENRPANASWGAINSAMDLSAARHALCTAADHHPEHADRWRALADRLPPHRVNADGALAEWAWPGLQDSYDHRHLSHLYGVWPLDEINPYDTPDLAEAARRALALRGAENDSAHGHLHHALIAARLRDGERVAWALTHVLNGDFFHASLMSAHYPKRDVYNADAAHALPAVLVEMLVQSTPDRLVLLPALSAALPTGELRGVRTRFGAELDLSWTPDSATAVLRPSRTLRVDLRTFSGTRPLDLVAGEDRVLPLEAR; encoded by the coding sequence ATGACCGGGCCGGTCCACGGGACCTGGGAGCCCGCACCCGCCGCCCGCTGGGAGGACGCCTTCCTGACCGGCAACGGCCACCACGGCGCCCTTGTGTTCGGCGATCCGGACGACGACCGTGTCATCGTCACTCACCACAGCCTCGTCCGCCCCAACGGCACCGAACACGCCCGGCCACCGCAGCTCGCCGCAGAACTCCCCGCCCTCCAGGACCGCTTGCTCGGCGGCGACCCGACCGCCGCCGACGGCTTCACCGACGGCCGCCCGCTCCAGTGGGTGCAGCCGTTCCACCCCGCCTTCCAGGTGCGGCTGCGACGGCCGTCCGGCGACGGACACGGCTACCGGCGCGACGTCGACTTCGCCACCGGCGTCGTGCGGGCGGCCCGCGGCGAATTCAGCAGCCGCGTCTTCGTCTCCCGCGCCGACGACGTGATCGTGCAGCACGTCACCGCCCCGGCCCGCACCCTCGACGTCTCCCTGGACCACCGGCTCCCCGGCGCCCCCGCCGCGCTGGGCGTCGGCCATGGAACCGTCCTCGTGCCCGAGGGCGCACTGCTCAGCCTGCGCGCCCGCTACCCGGACAGCGACCGCGCCTACACCGGCCTCACCCTGGTCGCCGTCACGGGCGGCAGAACGACGCTCGAGCCCCCCGGCGTGCACATCGAGGGCGCCCAAGCCGTCCTGCTGCTGACCCGGGTGCTCCGGCACACCGGTGAGCTGGACGTCGTCACGGAGGGCCGCGCCCTGCGCGATCTGCTCGCCGGGTACGACGACCTCCTCGACCGCCACCTGTCCCTGCACCGCACCGCTTACCAGCGCGTCACCCTCGACCTCGCCGCCGACCGGGCCGATCGCGCCCTCCCCGGCTCCGAGCTGCTCCGACGCCCCCAGAGCCCGGCCCTCCTCGAACGCCTTTTCGCTGCCGGCCGCTACCACCTCCTGTCCGCCTCCGGTCTGCTCCCGCCCCGCCTGACCGGCCTGTGGACCGGCGACTGGAACACCGCGTGGTCCGGCGCGTTCACCACGAACGCCAACCTCAACCTCCAGACGGCGTCCGCCGCTGCCGCCGCGCTCCCCGAGGTCACCGAGGCCCACGCCGCCCTGATCCACCGGCAGCTTCCGCACTGGCGGGACAACGCCCGCGCGATCTTCGGGGCCCGCGGCGTTGTCGCGCCCACCCACACCGACGGCGAGTCCGGGTGCACGTACCACTTCTCCCGCGAATACCCCCTGCATCTGTGGACCGCCGGCGCCGACTGGCTGCTCAAACCCCTCGTCGACCACGACGAGACGCGCGGTGAGCGCGACCCGCGCACCGCCGCCGTGCTCGCCGAAGTCGCCCTGTTCTACGAGGACTTCCTCACCCGGAGCGACGCCGACGGCCACCTGGTCGTCGTCCCCTCCTACTCGCCGGAGAACCGGCCCGCGAACGCGAGCTGGGGCGCGATCAACTCGGCCATGGACCTCTCGGCGGCCCGGCACGCCCTGTGCACGGCCGCCGACCACCACCCGGAGCACGCCGACCGCTGGCGCGCCCTGGCCGACCGCCTCCCACCGCACCGCGTCAACGCCGACGGCGCCCTCGCCGAATGGGCCTGGCCGGGCCTGCAGGACAGCTATGACCACCGCCACCTCAGCCACCTCTACGGCGTCTGGCCGCTCGACGAGATCAACCCGTACGACACCCCCGACCTGGCCGAAGCGGCCCGCCGGGCCCTCGCGCTGCGCGGCGCCGAGAACGACTCCGCGCACGGCCACCTCCACCACGCCCTGATCGCGGCCCGGCTCCGGGACGGCGAGCGGGTGGCGTGGGCGCTCACGCATGTCCTGAACGGCGACTTCTTCCACGCCTCCTTGATGAGCGCGCACTACCCGAAGCGCGACGTCTACAACGCCGACGCCGCCCACGCTCTGCCGGCCGTACTGGTCGAGATGCTCGTCCAGTCGACGCCCGACCGCCTCGTCCTCCTCCCCGCGCTGTCGGCCGCCCTCCCCACAGGCGAACTCCGCGGGGTGCGCACCCGGTTCGGGGCCGAGCTCGACCTCAGCTGGACGCCCGACAGTGCCACCGCCGTGCTGAGACCGAGCCGCACCCTCCGCGTCGACCTCCGGACCTTCTCCGGCACCCGGCCGCTCGACCTCGTCGCCGGAGAAGACCGCGTCCTCCCTCTGGAGGCGCGGTAA
- the exaC gene encoding acetaldehyde dehydrogenase ExaC, giving the protein MTRYAAPGTEGALVTYASRYDHWIGGEYVPPARGQYFENPSPVNGQPFTDIARGTAEDVERALDAAHAAAPAWGRTAPDARANILLRIADRMESHLEELAVAESWENGKPVRETLAADIPLAIDHFRYFAGVLRAQEGSLSELDDNTVAYHFHEPLGVVAQIIPWNFPILMAVWKLAPALAAGNAVVLKPAEQTPASIHFWMSLVADLLPPGVVNIVDGFGVEAGKPLASSPRVAKVAFTGETTTGRLIMQYASENIKPVTLELGGKSPNIFFDDIWSADDELRDKALEGFTMFALNQGEVCTCPSRALIQRGHYSEFLDAGIARTEAIVPGHPLDTDTMIGAQASNDQLQKILSYLDIGQQEGAKILTGGQRIEYDGELAGGYYVQPTIFEGDNRMRIFQEEIFGPVVAVTSFADFDDAIKTANDTLYGLGAGVWTRDINQAYRAGRAIQAGRVWTNCYHAYPAHAAFGGYKQSGIGRETHKMMLDHYQQTKNLLVSYSPKKLGFF; this is encoded by the coding sequence ATGACTCGTTACGCCGCGCCTGGCACGGAGGGCGCACTCGTCACGTACGCGTCCCGTTACGACCACTGGATCGGCGGCGAGTACGTCCCGCCGGCCCGCGGCCAGTACTTCGAGAACCCGAGCCCGGTCAACGGGCAGCCGTTCACCGACATCGCCCGCGGCACCGCCGAGGACGTCGAACGCGCCCTGGACGCGGCGCACGCGGCCGCGCCCGCCTGGGGCCGTACCGCTCCCGACGCCCGCGCGAACATCCTGCTGCGGATCGCCGACCGGATGGAGTCGCATCTGGAGGAACTCGCGGTCGCGGAGAGCTGGGAGAACGGCAAGCCGGTACGGGAGACACTCGCTGCCGACATCCCGCTGGCCATCGACCACTTCCGCTACTTCGCGGGAGTGCTGCGCGCCCAGGAGGGCTCGCTCAGCGAACTCGACGACAACACGGTCGCGTACCACTTCCATGAGCCGCTCGGCGTCGTGGCGCAGATCATCCCGTGGAACTTCCCGATCCTGATGGCGGTCTGGAAGCTCGCCCCGGCGCTGGCCGCAGGCAACGCGGTGGTCCTGAAGCCCGCCGAACAGACGCCGGCGTCCATCCACTTCTGGATGAGCCTCGTCGCCGATCTGCTGCCGCCGGGCGTCGTGAACATCGTCGACGGCTTCGGCGTGGAGGCGGGCAAGCCACTCGCGTCCAGTCCCCGGGTGGCCAAGGTCGCGTTCACCGGTGAGACCACGACGGGGCGGCTGATCATGCAGTACGCCTCGGAGAACATCAAGCCCGTCACACTGGAGCTGGGCGGCAAGTCGCCGAACATCTTCTTCGACGACATCTGGTCGGCCGACGACGAACTGCGCGACAAGGCGCTCGAGGGCTTCACCATGTTCGCCCTGAACCAGGGCGAGGTGTGCACCTGCCCGTCGCGGGCCCTGATCCAGCGCGGCCACTACAGCGAGTTCCTGGACGCGGGCATCGCCCGTACCGAGGCCATCGTGCCGGGCCACCCGCTGGACACCGACACGATGATCGGCGCCCAGGCCTCCAACGACCAGCTCCAGAAGATCCTTTCGTATCTGGACATCGGCCAGCAGGAGGGCGCCAAGATCCTGACGGGCGGTCAGCGGATCGAGTACGACGGCGAACTGGCGGGTGGCTACTACGTCCAGCCCACGATCTTCGAGGGCGACAACCGCATGCGCATCTTCCAGGAGGAGATCTTCGGCCCGGTCGTGGCGGTCACGTCCTTCGCCGACTTCGACGACGCCATCAAGACGGCGAACGACACCCTCTACGGGCTCGGCGCCGGCGTATGGACCCGCGACATCAACCAGGCGTACCGCGCCGGCCGCGCGATCCAGGCGGGCCGGGTCTGGACGAACTGCTACCACGCCTACCCGGCGCACGCCGCCTTCGGCGGCTACAAGCAGTCCGGTATCGGCCGTGAGACGCACAAGATGATGCTGGACCACTACCAGCAGACGAAGAATCTGCTGGTGTCGTACTCGCCGAAGAAGCTGGGCTTCTTCTAG
- a CDS encoding beta-galactosidase, producing the protein MAATDTPSLADAARGRLLFGGDYNPEQWPEETWHEDVRLMKDAGVNSVTLGVFAWAKLEPRPGAREFGWLDRLMDLMHAHGIGVVLATPTASPPPWMGRLHPDTLPRDEDGRTEWWGSRQHFSHSSATYRRYAAAIAEDLAARYAGHPALTMWHINNEYCTYDWGDESAGAFRRWLQDKYGALDALNEAWGTAFWSQGYGDWHEILPPRRAHYMKNPTQVLDFKRFTSDMLLECYLAERDIVARYTPHIPVTTNFMPFWQGQDAWTWAEQEDVVSVDSYPDPHDPFGGQYGALVHDMTRSQARGGPWMLMEQAAGSVNWRGVNRPRPAGLNRLWSLQAVARGADAVCYFQWRQSRQGSEKFHSGMVSHAGEHGRTFQEVKRIGAELALLGEKVPGTKVDALEVAVLLDWNAWWASQQDGRLSCEVDYPQIVRAWHRALWEAHTTADFAHPEHDLSAYKMVVVPQLYVMTDAAIDNLTSYVENGGTLVAGFQTGIADEDDRVRPGGMDARLRELFGIRVLHEWWPLDAGETVDIEGFHGTLWSEEIEAADGITETTPYKGGELDGLPAVLRNGRAWYVSTLPEPHALRTLLAGIAADAGAGPTLTGLPARVEAVRRGGLLFLLNHGRDAVTVPVPGRHRDLLTGADVTDGVQLGRYGVAVLEAAP; encoded by the coding sequence ATGGCCGCGACCGACACGCCCTCCCTCGCCGACGCCGCCCGCGGCCGTCTCCTCTTCGGCGGCGACTACAACCCCGAGCAGTGGCCCGAGGAGACCTGGCACGAGGACGTCCGCCTCATGAAGGACGCCGGCGTCAACTCCGTCACCCTCGGCGTGTTCGCCTGGGCGAAGCTCGAACCCCGCCCTGGGGCACGGGAATTCGGCTGGCTCGACCGGCTCATGGACCTGATGCACGCCCACGGCATCGGCGTCGTCCTCGCCACCCCCACCGCCTCGCCACCCCCGTGGATGGGCCGTCTCCACCCCGACACCCTCCCGCGGGACGAGGACGGCCGCACCGAGTGGTGGGGCTCCCGTCAGCACTTCTCGCACTCCAGCGCAACCTACCGGCGCTACGCCGCCGCCATCGCCGAGGACCTCGCCGCCCGCTACGCAGGCCACCCCGCCCTCACCATGTGGCACATCAACAACGAGTACTGCACCTACGACTGGGGCGACGAGTCCGCGGGCGCCTTCCGCCGCTGGCTCCAGGACAAGTACGGCGCGCTCGACGCCCTCAACGAGGCCTGGGGAACCGCCTTCTGGAGCCAGGGCTACGGCGACTGGCACGAAATCCTGCCGCCGCGCCGCGCGCACTACATGAAGAACCCCACTCAGGTCCTGGACTTCAAGCGGTTCACCTCCGACATGCTCCTGGAGTGCTACCTCGCCGAACGCGACATCGTCGCCCGGTACACCCCGCACATCCCGGTGACGACCAACTTCATGCCGTTCTGGCAGGGCCAGGACGCCTGGACCTGGGCCGAGCAGGAGGACGTGGTCTCGGTCGACAGCTACCCGGACCCGCACGACCCCTTCGGCGGTCAGTACGGGGCGCTGGTCCACGACATGACCCGCTCGCAAGCCCGCGGCGGCCCCTGGATGCTCATGGAGCAGGCGGCCGGGTCGGTCAACTGGCGCGGGGTCAACCGTCCCCGGCCCGCCGGCCTCAACCGGCTCTGGTCCCTGCAGGCAGTGGCGCGCGGCGCCGACGCCGTCTGCTACTTCCAGTGGCGGCAGTCCCGGCAGGGCTCGGAGAAGTTCCACTCCGGCATGGTCAGTCATGCGGGGGAGCACGGCCGTACCTTTCAGGAGGTCAAGCGGATCGGCGCCGAACTCGCCCTGTTGGGCGAGAAGGTGCCGGGCACGAAGGTGGACGCCCTCGAAGTCGCCGTACTCCTCGACTGGAACGCCTGGTGGGCGAGCCAGCAGGACGGGCGGCTGTCCTGCGAAGTCGACTACCCGCAGATCGTCCGCGCCTGGCACCGCGCCCTGTGGGAGGCGCACACCACCGCCGACTTCGCGCACCCCGAGCACGACCTGTCGGCGTACAAGATGGTCGTCGTGCCGCAGCTGTACGTGATGACGGACGCGGCGATCGACAACCTGACCTCCTACGTCGAGAACGGCGGAACCCTCGTCGCCGGCTTCCAGACCGGCATCGCCGACGAGGACGACCGCGTACGCCCCGGCGGCATGGACGCCCGGCTGCGTGAGCTGTTCGGGATCCGTGTCCTGCACGAGTGGTGGCCGCTGGACGCGGGCGAGACGGTCGACATCGAGGGCTTCCACGGCACCCTGTGGTCCGAGGAGATCGAGGCCGCGGACGGCATCACGGAGACGACCCCCTACAAGGGCGGTGAACTCGACGGTCTCCCCGCCGTCCTGCGCAACGGCCGCGCCTGGTACGTCTCCACCCTCCCCGAGCCGCACGCCCTGCGCACGCTGCTCGCCGGCATCGCTGCCGACGCGGGCGCAGGACCGACCCTCACCGGACTCCCGGCGCGCGTGGAGGCCGTACGCCGGGGAGGGCTGCTGTTCCTGCTCAACCATGGGCGCGACGCCGTCACCGTCCCGGTACCCGGCCGCCACCGCGACTTGCTGACGGGCGCGGACGTCACCGACGGCGTGCAGCTGGGCCGTTACGGAGTCGCCGTACTGGAGGCCGCACCATGA